Part of the Paenibacillus sp. FSL R7-0273 genome is shown below.
CGCCCAAAGTAATCAGACCCAGCAGGCTCCGGCGGTCATAGGTGACTACAAAACCGCGCCCGTGCCGCTCAACAAGCTCTGACAGCACATTTTCCACGATATAATGCTCCAGCCTTACCCCGCCTTCACCAGGATCAAGCTGCACCATCACAAGATAGTAGCTGCTGTAGTCCGCAATAAACGGGCTAAGATCAAGGTTGCCGATATCCAGTCCTGAAGCCAGTCGCTGAAATACCCCTTCCCGCAGGAAGCGCAGACTGGCCCGCAGCCGCTCCCCCTGTCTGGTAAGATCATGGTCCCTCTGGATCTCCTCCGTCAAACTGCTGATTATCTCCTGCACCTTGCTTTTACCGATCGGCTTGAGCAGATAATCCCTGGCACCCAGCCGGACGGCCTCCTGGGCGTAGGCAAATTCGCTGTGGGCGGAGATGACCACCCATTTCACATACGGAAATCTGCGCCTGGACATCTTCATAAATTCCAGACCGCTCATCCCCGGCATCAGAATATCGGTCAGAACAATGTGAATATGCTGCTCCTCCATCAGCCTGACCGCTTCCTCGGCCCGTTCCGCAACATACACCTCATACTCAGGGTAGAGATGCTTGATGGTGCGCATAATGCCCTCACGGATGACCCGTTCATCGTCGGCGATGAGTATGTTCACGTAATGGAATCTCCTTCCCCGGCGGGCGGCAGCAGGATTGAAACTCTTGTCCCGATTCCCGGATAGCTCTGAATCTGCAGCCCGTAGCTGTCCCCGAACATATGCTGGAGGCGGCGGTGCAGATTCTGCAGGCCGATGCCGCCTTTGCCGGGCTCCCTGGGCCCTCTGCCGTCCAGTGAATCCAGCAGCCGCTGCAGCTCGGCTTCCGTCATGCCGTTACCGTTATCTTCTATTACTAATTTAAGTATATTGTCTTCTTCACAGGTATACACCTTGAGAATCCCCTGGCGGTCCAGCGGCTCCAGCCCATACTTAACCGCATTCTCAATGACCGGCTGCACCGTCATCTTCGGCAGCGTGATGCCCAGCCAGCGATCACCGATATCCGTTACAATCTGCAGCCGCCCTTCCAGGCGGATCGAGATGATGGCGAGATAATGGCCGGTCTGCTCCAGCTCTTCCGCAAGTGTCACTTCGGCCCCGTCCTCCCAGTGGCTGCTGTAGCGGAACATCGAGGACAGGGAGAGCACCAGCTCACCAAGCTGCTCGTTGCCCTCCTCATCCAGCATCCAATAGATCATATCGAGCGTGTTGTACAGAAAATGCGGGTTCACCTGGGACTGCAGCGCGTGCAGCTCAGCGTTCTTTTCACTGACGGACGACAGCTTCACCCGTTCAATCAGCTCCTCGATCCGCCGGACCATCCGGTTGAAGGCTGCAACCAGAATGTTGATCTCCTGATACGAGGACACCTTGACCATCCCGCGGAAGTTCCCGACCTCCACCTGCCGCATTTCGCGGATAACCTTCTTAAGCGGTGAGGAAATGGTTCTTGAGACGATGAACGCAATCAGCGTGGACACCAGAATCAGAACCGAAATGACAATCAGCAGATAGCGCTTCAGCTCGACCAGCTCCACATTGAGATCCTTATCCGGCGTAATCGACATGACCCACCAGCCTGAAAAAGAAAGCTTCGAGGCCACAATCAGCCTGTCCGCCTCCTGCTTCACCATCACCTTCTCATAGACGGGCAAGGCTGGCAGATTCTCTACCGCCGGAGTAGGATCAGTAGCGGAGGAGACAAACCGGCCGTCCTGCGACATCAGATACACCTGGCTGTGCTCACCGAGCTTCAGATTATCCAGCGCATCCAGCACCGGCTCGGGATTGGTCTCATACAGCACAATGCCGATCGGCTTATGCTCATTGAGGTCAAAAATCTGCCGCCCGAAGGCAAATACAGGACTGTCCTCCACCTGGTCAATCAGCGAATGATCGTAGACGCCGAGCCAGACCATTTTACCGGAGGATGCCCTCAGCTGCTTGTACCAGTCCGTTGCCCTGTAGTCCGGATCGACCACATTCATATAGTTGCCGTAATTATAGATTTTGCCCTTGTCGGTAATGACATGAATGCCTACGAGATCATCGCGCGAATAAAAAATAGAGCCGATAATATTCGTAATGGTCTGTTCATTTATGTAGGCCACCGCCGGTTCATCGGTTGTCTCATTCAGCAGGCGGACCATCTCAAAGTTATTGCTGAGTGACTTCGACAGCGCGTCATACCCCTTATAGAGGAGGGTGAACAGCCCGGCCGTCTGAGCGACGTTCTTTTGCGATAAATCACTGATCTTGTCATGCAGCTGCTCCGTTGTCCGGTTGTAATACAGCAGACTGACACTAAGCAGAATACTGGACATGCAAAAAAGAAACAGCAGAAACAACCGGTTATGGATGGAATGAAAGCCGTTTCGCATAAGACTCTCCTCCTTCGCCCTACCTGATCTGTCCTGCCGTTCCCTATTATAATTCCAACGCTTTTTGGAAAGCAACGGCCTTTAGCCCTTGACCGCCCCCGCGACCATCCCCTTCGTAATCCGGTTCGACAGGAAGAAGTAGATCAGGATCACCGGCAAGGCCCCCATGACGAGAAAAGCACCGATATTCCCGTAATTGACCGAATACTGGCTGACAAAGGTGTACACCCCAAACGGCAGCGTCTTCAGCTTCTCGGCTGAGATGAACGTGGCGGCCAGAATATACTCATTCCAGATATTGATGAAGGTCAGAATGCACACCGTCATGACAGGCGGCACCGACACCGGGAGAATGATGCTGGTAAAAATCCGGTACACGCTCGCTCCGTCGATAAACGCCGATTCTTCAATCTCATGCGGAATGTCGCGCATAAAGCCCGACAGGATAAAGACCGCGACCGGTGTGGAAAAAGCGATGTACGGCAGAATCAGCGACCAGTGCGTGTTGAGGACATGGATATTTTTGAAAATAATCATCAGCGGCAGCAGCGTGGCCTGCATCGGGATCATCATCCCCATCAGGAAAACAGTCATCACCACACCGCCGTACTTCCAGCGGAACCTGGAGATGGCGTAAGCCACCATAGACGACAGCACAATGACACATACCATCGTTATCCCCGTAACAAATACACTGTTGCCCAGGTACTTCAGATAATTGCCCGAGGTATAAGCCTCGCTGTAATTATGCCATTGAAACGATTTCGGCAAGGAAAAAAAGCTCCCGTCCATAATCTCCTCATTCGTCTTGAGCGAATACAGCAGCAGCCAGAGCAGCGGGTACAGCTGGGTTACTACAGGAACGGCGAACAGCAGATACACGATTCCTTTTTTGAATGTTTGCATCACCGTGCACCCCTTGTCTAATTGAATTTACGGTCGATTCTATTAAAAATCATATTGATAAAGCCGGTGAACACCAGGCACACCGCAACGAGAAAGGTCGCGATCGCACTGCCGTACCCGTATTTAAAGGAGCCGAACGAGCTGTTGTACATATGCGTGGAAATCACGTCAGTTGCATGAGCCGGGCCGCCGGCAGTCATGACCATTACCAGATCAAAGGCCTGCAGCGAGCCGATAAAAGCAAGCACAATCGATATTTTGAAAATCGGGACGATCAGCGGCAGGGTGATGTAACGGTCGGCCTTGAAGCCGTCTGCCCCGTCGATTTTGGCTGCTTCATAGAGCTCATCGGGAATATTTTGCACACCTGTATATTGAATCAGCAGATGATAGCCGAAGTATTGCCAGAGGGATACGAAATACAGCGCGTACATCGCAATTTGCGGCTCTGTCAGCCAGTTATGCGTCCAGCTCTCCAGCCCCAGGGAGACCAGCACTCCGTTCAGCATACCGCCCATGGAGGTAGGATTGTAGACGGTCTTCCACAGCTGTCCAATGATAACGACAGACAGAATAACCGGTGTAAAATAAATCGACACCAGCGTATTGCCTCTGCGCAGATAACGGTTCAGCAGAATAGCCATCAGCAGACACAGCGGAATTTCCACCATGGAGGCGACGGCGTACAGCAGGGTTCTTTTTACCGAAGGCCAGAACACAGGGTCATTAAGGAACATATCCTTGAAATTGCCAAGCCCGATAAACGTTGCCGCCGACAAGCCGTCCCACTTCAGCAGGCCAGTATATACGGACACCAGTATGGGTATGAACACCAGGCACACATATAAGAGCAGACACGGCAATACGAAGACGGCTATTGTACGCGCTGGCACCTTAAGAACTTTCATCTTTCCCGCCTCCAGATCAAGCAGATTCTTTATATCTATGCCCATTACAATCCGGCGCGGAGCAGCCTAAGCTCAGCTGTTATCCGCACCGGTGAAGGGGATTATGTGATGATGCCCGGCCGGAGCCGGTGAAGAGGTTAACCGTTAATGCTTACTCCTTGTTGGCTTCAAAAGCCTGCTGGTGCTCCTTGGCTACTGCCGCAGAATCCACCTTCTGCACGAACAGATTCTGGATGCTGCTGAGGTGAACCTGTGCGGTGGCCGGATTCATCGTATTGTCAAAAGCGAGATCCCCGCCCTGCACCTGATTAAACAATCCGGCAATGTTAACAGCAAGATCAGAGTAGCCTGCCGCCTTCAGGTCACCGTCAACCTTTTGGCCGAGTCCTACGGCATTTTTCAGCTCGAACTGCTTTTTCGGCAGATTGGAGGCAAAGAAGTTGAGGAAATCCTTGGTTTCGGCCAGATGCTCGCTGTTTGCGGAGACCGCGAAGGCGCTGCCCGGGGCCAGCATGAACTCATTCGGATTGCCTTTGCCGTTAACCGTCGGGAACTGGAATGCGCCTACCTTGCCGGCTACAGAGGAAGCGTCGATTGCACCCGTTTCCCAGGAGCCGATGACCCACATGGCAGCTTTGCCGGATTTAAAAATATTGCCGCCGGCGTTGGCATCAATCGAGGTTGCCCCATCCGGGAAGGCCCCGGCCTGCACCAGCTGCTGGAACGCGTCTACCGCTTCAATGAACGCAGGGTCCTCGAACGTTTTCTTGCCGTCAAGCACATCCTGCAGGAAGCCCGGGCCGCCGTTGGTGCGCAGCAGGATATTCATGAACAGGAAGGAACCGGTCCAGGAGTCCTTTTCCCCGATCGCCAGCGGTGTGATGCCCTTCTCCTTCAGGATCTTGACGTCCTGCAGCATTTCCTCGAATGTAGTGGGCGTATTGGCAATGCCTGCCTGCTCGAACAGCTCTTTGTTGTAGTACACAACCTCGATGTTATTGCCGTCCGGGAGCGCGTACACATTGCCGTCAAAGCTGTAATAGTCCAGTAAACCTTCCTGGTACGTATCCTTCAGCCCGTTCTGGTCCAGCATATCGTTCAGCGGGGCGAACAGTCCGGCATCCACGAACGGCTTCATCTGCGCAGCGGGGTTAACAATTGTAATATCAGGGACTTCCTTGGAAGCGGCCTGTGTCTTTAATTTAACCTTTTGCTGATCCGTATTCAGCGTATCCAGCTCAATCGTGACGTTCGGATGCTCCTTCATGTACTGTTCAGTCAGCTCGTTGATCATCTTGTGTGAAGGCGTTGCCGGGTCCGGGTAGATGTTCTGGAACGTAAGTGTTACTTTTTTGCCGCTGTCCGGTGCAGGCTCTGCTGCATTTCCGCCGCTGTTGGCACTATTCGTGCTCTTAGGCGCGTTGGTGGCTGCGGATTCGTCAGCCTTATTGCCAGAGTTACCGCATGCGGCCAGGCTAAGTGCCATTACTACGCTGAATCCTATTGCCAGTGTTTTCTGCATGTTTCTTTTGACCATGTCTGATATGCCCCCTAACTCGTGATAGGCTAATTATCATTCGTTTAAGCGCTTCCAACAAGGTGCGAACTGCAGAATAAAGGTTTGTTTTTTCTATATCCGCCGCAAACCGGTATGTGATTATCTTCATCTGTTGGTGGCGATAATGACTGTTATTGATTGGATTTCATTATTTTGCAACAGGGCAGGAGCGATAGGATTGGTTAGAATATCCAGCTATCAGTTGTTTACCATCACATTCCTGTACCAATTGGGTACGACCATTATTTTTGGATTTGCAGCGGGTACGGGACGTGATGCCTGGATCGTTACGATCCTGTCTTCTATTGCCGGCATGATCATAATCTCAATGTACCTAGCACTGATGAATATGAATCCCGGACTGACCCTGGTAGAGTGGTTCCCCAAACAATTCGGCAAGTGGATCGGCATCCCCATAGCCTGGCTGTATCCGCTCAGTTTTCTGTTCGACGCAGGCCGGGGGGTGGGTGCCCTAAGAGATTTGGTTCCTACCACGCTGCTGCCCAAAACGCCGCCGGTTGTCATTGTCGTTGCCTTTTTGCTAGTGCTCATATATGGCCTCTATCTGGGAATAGAAAATGTGGCCCGGCTGGGTGAAATATTAACGCCTATAATCCTTACCCTCTTCGGTCTCGAGATTGTATTGCTCTTAAACTCCCATATTATCGAGTTTAAGCTTTTGCTGCCTGTATTATGGGATGGATGGGCTCCCGTTCTGAAAAGTGTCTATCCGGAGGGGATTAACCAGACCTATGGGGAGTCGATTGCCTTAGCGATGATCTGGACACTGGCCAAACCGCAGAAAAAGGTATGGAGAATAACCATGACCGCAACGATTCTGGCCTCGATATTTTTTCTTCTTTCTGATGTGCTGGCTATTACAGTTTTTGGGGATGCCTTCTTCAAAAGAAGCATATATCCGCTTTATTCCTTGACCGGGATGGTGAATATCGGAGGGTTTATTACCAATTTGAACCCCTTTGTGGTCGTTTATTTTATCAGCACTACGTTCATTAAGCTGTATATTAAACTGTATGCCGCATTGCTGGGGTTCAAGGTTTTGCTGAAATTATCTAGCATCCGTCCGCTGATCTGGCCGGCTGCTGCCTGCACCTTACTCATCGGCTTTACCATTTCCACCAATATCATCAACCACATCTATGTGATGGCTGTCAGGATCATTACGCCCTACGTCTGGGTACCCTTATTTATGGTAATACCGGCCATCCTGCTCCTGGTAACCTGGATACGCAGGAAAGCAGGCATTTGAAGAGGGGGATTATTTTTTAATCTCCTCTTCCCGCATCTGCACAGGTGCACCCGTTAAACCAACCCGTTTAACTTTAATATTCACCTTAACCGAAACGGCAACCTTCGGGAATTCCGCTTCCCAGCGGTTCTCTAATGAACGCCATTGCTTCGGATATTTACGGAAGATGGTATCGCCAAAATTAAGAATATCCGTCTTGTATTCAGTCTGGATCTTCTTGATCAGCTGAGTAAACTGCTTCTCTGCCTTTTTTTCCATTGCCTGCTCAATAAGCTTAAGGTTAGCTTCCTCGAACAGATCCAGATCGGTTCCATTCTCCATCAGATCGGCATTTCCGCTTAACGCAATACGAAATTCAATCTGCTCTCCAAAGACGGGCTTCATTTTACATTTTAAACGGCTTAATTGCGCGGTGACGAGCCCCGAGCCTTCCTGAATGTAGGCAGAAATGCTTTGATTATGCCCTCTTTTGAGCAGCCACAATACCTCTGCAGCTTCTTCCAGATTCAGAAAGCCCTGCAGCTTTAGGTCATTATCAAAAATGCCTATCCCTGAATAGGCAAATTGCATCTCCTTCTTCTCGTCCTGCGTCTTGGATAACGGTGTCTGGACATGCTCCATGGCCGGTACGATAGCCCCGCTTTGGGTGTGGCCATTTACAGAACGAAGCAGATTCATAAAGGTGACGTCTGCCACTTCATTTTGAGCCTGGTGCAATTTGAAATACTCTCTTTGCGAGAGGCTCCCGAACGGTGTTGTGCTTCTTAACAAATCTACGGCTAACCCGTCCTTGACGACAAACAAGTCATTTCTGAGCTGGGCCTCTGAGACCCGGGTATAGATGTCAATAATTTTTTGAATCCCCTGTCTGGCTACTTCTTCACCCAGCACAAGACTGGTGCGCTGTCCCCGGTTAATCTTTCTGGTGATTCTGGTCTGCATACTGACTGATGCCTGGAACACGTTCTCTCCTTTCGTTACTTCCGTGTAGGAGCCTTGCTGCTGGTTCCCTTCGCTGGAAGGGCCTTTGGAATTGAGCGCAAACTGATTGCTGAGTACAAATTCCCCATTCTCATCCAGGTCAATCCCTGCCCCCATCTGCAGGGCCTGATCATTCAGCTCTCTGCTGTCCCAGCAGCCGGTAATGAGGACCAGGCATAGACTAACCATTAAAGCTCCAGCTTTTTTGTTGAACATGAAGGTCCCCCCTTATCTGGTCGGTTTTGGCTCCTGTCCCTCGGGTATGCGTTCGAGACGATCCGGAGTCGTCTGCTTAGGCAGGTTGGTCATTTTCCAGCGCGGCGCCCTCCACAGGACATCATTTAAGCTCTCAGGCATCAGCGGGGCAACCGGACTGAAATACGGAACACCATACGAGCGAAGGCTCACCAGGTGAAGGAGTAGGGTAAGTGTACCGAGTGCAATTCCGTACAGCCCTAAGGTTCCGGCCAGAATCAGCATAACAAAGCGCAGCAGACGCAAAGCATAGCCCAGGGTGTAGCGCGGAATGGTAAAAGAGGCAATCCCGGTCCCTGCAACAATAATGACTACGGGTGCCGACACAATTCCCGCCTGCACGGCTGCCTGGCCGATAACCAGTGCGCCTACAATGCTGACCGCCGATCCCACCTGCTTGGGCAGCCTGACCCCCGCTTCGCGCAGGCCTTCAAAAATCATTTCCATCATGAACGCCTCCACTACTGTCGGAAAAGGCGTGTTCTCCTGCGCTGCCGAGAAGTTGAGTACCAGACTGGTGGGAAGCATTAACGAGTGAAAGTTAACAATGGCAACATACAGCGAAGGCAGAAATACCGATGTAGTCAACAGCACACCGCGGATTATGCGGACTGCGGAGGAATATAAGGAACGGTTATAGTAATCTTCGGCGGACTGCAGGCCTGCCCAGAAGGTAAAGGGGACAATCAGGACAAAGGGAGTGCCGTCCGTAAAAATAGCTACCTTGCCCTCAACCAGATTGGCAGCCACGATGTCCGGGCGCTCCGTGCTTTGGACTGTCGGAAACGGGGAGTGCGGCGCATCCTCTATGAACTCCTCTATGTAACCCGACTCCAGAACAGCGTCGATCTTGATTCGACCGATTCTGCTGCGGACCTCCTGCACAATCGTGTCCTTGACGGTTCCTTCGATGTAGGAGATTACAATATTGGTCTGTGACAGCTCCCCTACAGTCAA
Proteins encoded:
- a CDS encoding Ger(x)C family spore germination protein, which encodes MFNKKAGALMVSLCLVLITGCWDSRELNDQALQMGAGIDLDENGEFVLSNQFALNSKGPSSEGNQQQGSYTEVTKGENVFQASVSMQTRITRKINRGQRTSLVLGEEVARQGIQKIIDIYTRVSEAQLRNDLFVVKDGLAVDLLRSTTPFGSLSQREYFKLHQAQNEVADVTFMNLLRSVNGHTQSGAIVPAMEHVQTPLSKTQDEKKEMQFAYSGIGIFDNDLKLQGFLNLEEAAEVLWLLKRGHNQSISAYIQEGSGLVTAQLSRLKCKMKPVFGEQIEFRIALSGNADLMENGTDLDLFEEANLKLIEQAMEKKAEKQFTQLIKKIQTEYKTDILNFGDTIFRKYPKQWRSLENRWEAEFPKVAVSVKVNIKVKRVGLTGAPVQMREEEIKK
- a CDS encoding cache domain-containing sensor histidine kinase, which codes for MRNGFHSIHNRLFLLFLFCMSSILLSVSLLYYNRTTEQLHDKISDLSQKNVAQTAGLFTLLYKGYDALSKSLSNNFEMVRLLNETTDEPAVAYINEQTITNIIGSIFYSRDDLVGIHVITDKGKIYNYGNYMNVVDPDYRATDWYKQLRASSGKMVWLGVYDHSLIDQVEDSPVFAFGRQIFDLNEHKPIGIVLYETNPEPVLDALDNLKLGEHSQVYLMSQDGRFVSSATDPTPAVENLPALPVYEKVMVKQEADRLIVASKLSFSGWWVMSITPDKDLNVELVELKRYLLIVISVLILVSTLIAFIVSRTISSPLKKVIREMRQVEVGNFRGMVKVSSYQEINILVAAFNRMVRRIEELIERVKLSSVSEKNAELHALQSQVNPHFLYNTLDMIYWMLDEEGNEQLGELVLSLSSMFRYSSHWEDGAEVTLAEELEQTGHYLAIISIRLEGRLQIVTDIGDRWLGITLPKMTVQPVIENAVKYGLEPLDRQGILKVYTCEEDNILKLVIEDNGNGMTEAELQRLLDSLDGRGPREPGKGGIGLQNLHRRLQHMFGDSYGLQIQSYPGIGTRVSILLPPAGEGDSIT
- a CDS encoding response regulator produces the protein MNILIADDERVIREGIMRTIKHLYPEYEVYVAERAEEAVRLMEEQHIHIVLTDILMPGMSGLEFMKMSRRRFPYVKWVVISAHSEFAYAQEAVRLGARDYLLKPIGKSKVQEIISSLTEEIQRDHDLTRQGERLRASLRFLREGVFQRLASGLDIGNLDLSPFIADYSSYYLVMVQLDPGEGGVRLEHYIVENVLSELVERHGRGFVVTYDRRSLLGLITLGDHSQIGQFQAELQEHLSHYLKIPFQLLHSGLSHDFSSVPQLVKRMREASASPAFELEPLKGSGEKAVEVALHYIREHYAEDLSLERMASVVFLNPAYFSQLFKQKTGQGYKEYVTSLRLEQAKLLLLNPKLKLAGIAERVGYQDVKHFTQMFRKRTGLTPTEYRQQANINIQLSKGNPAQ
- a CDS encoding carbohydrate ABC transporter permease; this encodes MQTFKKGIVYLLFAVPVVTQLYPLLWLLLYSLKTNEEIMDGSFFSLPKSFQWHNYSEAYTSGNYLKYLGNSVFVTGITMVCVIVLSSMVAYAISRFRWKYGGVVMTVFLMGMMIPMQATLLPLMIIFKNIHVLNTHWSLILPYIAFSTPVAVFILSGFMRDIPHEIEESAFIDGASVYRIFTSIILPVSVPPVMTVCILTFINIWNEYILAATFISAEKLKTLPFGVYTFVSQYSVNYGNIGAFLVMGALPVILIYFFLSNRITKGMVAGAVKG
- a CDS encoding spore germination protein; protein product: MMLLWSKRKNRKPDKAKVNLPADPEHAAPKKQLSEDLLTNEQTLRELFRNCSDVVFREVLLAADHRLLIIYIDGLVDTKALDQFVLEPVIRDSLREDRQPEQLREVIENQLIAVAAVRKLTCLHEAVQDILKGHAVILFNNESLGLSAELKGGDVRSVEEPSSEPVVKGPREGFTEALRTNTSMIRRKLKTHRLKMESLTVGELSQTNIVISYIEGTVKDTIVQEVRSRIGRIKIDAVLESGYIEEFIEDAPHSPFPTVQSTERPDIVAANLVEGKVAIFTDGTPFVLIVPFTFWAGLQSAEDYYNRSLYSSAVRIIRGVLLTTSVFLPSLYVAIVNFHSLMLPTSLVLNFSAAQENTPFPTVVEAFMMEMIFEGLREAGVRLPKQVGSAVSIVGALVIGQAAVQAGIVSAPVVIIVAGTGIASFTIPRYTLGYALRLLRFVMLILAGTLGLYGIALGTLTLLLHLVSLRSYGVPYFSPVAPLMPESLNDVLWRAPRWKMTNLPKQTTPDRLERIPEGQEPKPTR
- a CDS encoding carbohydrate ABC transporter permease, which encodes MKVLKVPARTIAVFVLPCLLLYVCLVFIPILVSVYTGLLKWDGLSAATFIGLGNFKDMFLNDPVFWPSVKRTLLYAVASMVEIPLCLLMAILLNRYLRRGNTLVSIYFTPVILSVVIIGQLWKTVYNPTSMGGMLNGVLVSLGLESWTHNWLTEPQIAMYALYFVSLWQYFGYHLLIQYTGVQNIPDELYEAAKIDGADGFKADRYITLPLIVPIFKISIVLAFIGSLQAFDLVMVMTAGGPAHATDVISTHMYNSSFGSFKYGYGSAIATFLVAVCLVFTGFINMIFNRIDRKFN
- a CDS encoding GerAB/ArcD/ProY family transporter, whose protein sequence is MVRISSYQLFTITFLYQLGTTIIFGFAAGTGRDAWIVTILSSIAGMIIISMYLALMNMNPGLTLVEWFPKQFGKWIGIPIAWLYPLSFLFDAGRGVGALRDLVPTTLLPKTPPVVIVVAFLLVLIYGLYLGIENVARLGEILTPIILTLFGLEIVLLLNSHIIEFKLLLPVLWDGWAPVLKSVYPEGINQTYGESIALAMIWTLAKPQKKVWRITMTATILASIFFLLSDVLAITVFGDAFFKRSIYPLYSLTGMVNIGGFITNLNPFVVVYFISTTFIKLYIKLYAALLGFKVLLKLSSIRPLIWPAAACTLLIGFTISTNIINHIYVMAVRIITPYVWVPLFMVIPAILLLVTWIRRKAGI
- a CDS encoding extracellular solute-binding protein: MVKRNMQKTLAIGFSVVMALSLAACGNSGNKADESAATNAPKSTNSANSGGNAAEPAPDSGKKVTLTFQNIYPDPATPSHKMINELTEQYMKEHPNVTIELDTLNTDQQKVKLKTQAASKEVPDITIVNPAAQMKPFVDAGLFAPLNDMLDQNGLKDTYQEGLLDYYSFDGNVYALPDGNNIEVVYYNKELFEQAGIANTPTTFEEMLQDVKILKEKGITPLAIGEKDSWTGSFLFMNILLRTNGGPGFLQDVLDGKKTFEDPAFIEAVDAFQQLVQAGAFPDGATSIDANAGGNIFKSGKAAMWVIGSWETGAIDASSVAGKVGAFQFPTVNGKGNPNEFMLAPGSAFAVSANSEHLAETKDFLNFFASNLPKKQFELKNAVGLGQKVDGDLKAAGYSDLAVNIAGLFNQVQGGDLAFDNTMNPATAQVHLSSIQNLFVQKVDSAAVAKEHQQAFEANKE